In the Aromatoleum bremense genome, one interval contains:
- a CDS encoding ChaB family protein, whose protein sequence is MPRNRKVELPGTLKRSPPKAQRTYAKTLKRAEEEYGPGERAGRTAIAALKHSFEKVGDHWEAKAEPGPSDPQARRSVADRRGGKRARRETFGGVDVLGHTRQELYERARALDIRGRSRMTKEELARAIASRQD, encoded by the coding sequence ATGCCCAGGAATCGAAAAGTGGAACTACCCGGCACGCTGAAGCGTTCGCCGCCGAAAGCGCAGCGCACCTACGCGAAGACACTCAAGCGCGCGGAGGAAGAATACGGTCCGGGCGAGCGCGCGGGCCGTACGGCGATCGCGGCGCTCAAGCACAGCTTCGAAAAAGTCGGCGATCACTGGGAGGCCAAGGCCGAACCCGGCCCGTCCGATCCGCAAGCCCGCCGCAGCGTCGCCGACCGGCGGGGCGGCAAGCGCGCCAGGCGCGAGACTTTCGGCGGCGTAGACGTCCTCGGTCATACGCGCCAGGAACTCTACGAGCGCGCCCGAGCGCTCGACATCCGCGGACGCTCGCGCATGACCAAGGAAGAGCTGGCGCGCGCGATCGCTTCCAGGCAGGACTGA
- a CDS encoding DUF3309 family protein, with translation MALSTILIILLVLLLIGALPTWPYSSAWGYRPSGLLGLVLIVLLVLVLLGAL, from the coding sequence ATGGCCTTATCGACGATACTCATCATCCTGCTGGTGCTGCTGCTGATCGGCGCGCTCCCTACTTGGCCCTACAGCAGTGCCTGGGGCTACCGTCCGAGCGGACTGCTGGGACTCGTCCTGATCGTGCTTTTGGTGCTGGTACTGCTCGGCGCGCTATAG
- a CDS encoding BON domain-containing protein → MLTAALAALALPVVSACTPTRSRESVGEYIDDATITTRVKAALVDDPQVKAREVNVETSRGVVQLSGFVAKSGDAERAVEIARKIPGVKSVKNDIRIKPAY, encoded by the coding sequence ATGCTGACCGCCGCCCTCGCGGCGCTTGCCCTGCCCGTCGTCAGCGCGTGCACGCCGACCCGCTCGCGCGAGTCGGTCGGTGAATACATCGACGACGCGACGATCACGACGCGCGTGAAAGCCGCGCTGGTCGACGACCCGCAGGTCAAGGCGCGCGAGGTGAACGTCGAGACCTCCCGGGGCGTCGTGCAGCTGAGCGGCTTCGTCGCGAAGTCGGGCGACGCGGAGCGCGCCGTCGAGATCGCGCGCAAAATCCCCGGCGTCAAGTCCGTCAAGAATGACATCAGGATCAAACCGGCGTACTGA
- a CDS encoding N-formylglutamate amidohydrolase, with product MPARQPPVPGDGVASAAPDATGGDGAVALVVSCEHGGNRVPPRYRELFAAAQDALDSHRGYDPGALAVARQLARTLAAPLIAATTTRLLVDLNRSPGHPKLHSEWIPASPPDLRAGIRARHYLPYRRRVEELVAGAIGRGQHVVHVSSHSFTPVLDGIVRNADVGILYDPGRPGEVALGARWIAALQARAPHLKVRRNYPYTGKSDGFCAWLRRRHAAGDYVGIELEVNQRHVAPGRAEWRALRGAIVASLVEALGREEEGRQPAVGT from the coding sequence ATGCCTGCGCGACAACCGCCAGTTCCAGGGGACGGAGTAGCGTCCGCGGCACCGGATGCGACGGGAGGCGACGGCGCAGTCGCCCTCGTCGTTTCCTGCGAGCACGGCGGCAACCGTGTGCCGCCGCGTTACCGCGAGCTGTTCGCGGCAGCACAGGACGCGCTCGACAGCCACCGCGGCTACGATCCGGGCGCCCTCGCCGTCGCCCGCCAGTTGGCGCGGACGCTGGCTGCGCCGCTCATCGCGGCGACGACCACGCGCCTGCTCGTCGACCTGAACCGCAGCCCGGGCCATCCGAAGCTCCACTCCGAATGGATCCCCGCCTCGCCGCCCGACCTCCGCGCGGGCATCCGCGCCCGCCACTACCTGCCGTACCGGCGCCGGGTCGAAGAGCTCGTCGCCGGCGCGATCGGCCGCGGACAGCATGTCGTCCATGTTTCGAGCCACAGCTTCACGCCCGTGCTCGACGGCATCGTGCGCAACGCCGACGTCGGCATCCTCTACGATCCAGGCCGTCCGGGCGAAGTGGCACTGGGCGCGCGCTGGATCGCGGCGCTTCAGGCGCGCGCGCCGCACCTGAAAGTGCGGCGCAACTACCCCTACACCGGAAAATCGGACGGGTTCTGTGCGTGGCTGCGGCGCCGCCATGCCGCGGGCGACTACGTCGGCATCGAGCTCGAAGTCAATCAGCGCCATGTCGCGCCCGGGCGCGCCGAGTGGCGCGCGCTGCGGGGGGCGATTGTCGCCTCGCTGGTCGAAGCGCTGGGCCGGGAGGAGGAAGGTCGTCAGCCGGCCGTCGGTACATGA
- a CDS encoding carboxylate-amine ligase, which translates to MSPEHPTHPRTTPHGAAESCASHAPVLDAFGGYGVEIEYMIVDRDGLDVRPIADELLCLGAGHPAADVERGEMGWSNELALHVLEIKNRFPAATLDALPAAFHAEITAINALLERHGAQLLPGGMHPWMDPHTETRLWTHENCAIYSTYDRIFDCRRHGWGNLQSVHLNLPFGDDEQFARLHAAIRLVLPILPALAASSPIADGRLTGFMDYRLEVYRDHQRQLPSSIGECIPRPSASQAEYRAQILAPMYREAAEYGDGGVLQHEWLNVRAAIPRFERNAIEIRVLDVQECPHADLAIAAVTAALVRRLYDSYRAAPAADTAIRTAALVATFRACLRDAEQTQIDDAGYLAQLGLDCGPCRADELWARLIDLLVAEDRLAPRWHAPLQLILERGPLARRIVASLGEDAGRLQMRDVYRELCECLRDNRQFQGTE; encoded by the coding sequence ATGAGTCCGGAACACCCGACCCACCCCCGCACGACTCCGCACGGTGCCGCCGAGAGCTGTGCGAGTCACGCTCCGGTGCTGGACGCATTCGGCGGCTACGGCGTCGAGATCGAATACATGATCGTCGACCGCGACGGGCTCGACGTGCGCCCGATCGCGGACGAATTGCTGTGTCTCGGTGCCGGACATCCTGCTGCCGACGTCGAGCGGGGCGAGATGGGGTGGTCGAACGAGCTCGCGCTGCATGTGCTGGAAATCAAGAATCGCTTCCCGGCCGCGACGCTCGACGCGCTGCCCGCGGCTTTCCATGCCGAGATCACCGCGATCAACGCGCTGCTCGAGCGGCACGGCGCGCAGCTCTTGCCCGGCGGCATGCATCCGTGGATGGACCCGCACACTGAAACGCGGCTGTGGACACACGAAAACTGCGCGATCTACAGCACCTACGACCGCATTTTCGACTGCCGCCGCCACGGCTGGGGAAACCTGCAGAGCGTGCACCTGAACCTGCCGTTCGGCGACGACGAACAGTTTGCGCGCCTGCACGCCGCCATCCGCCTGGTGCTGCCGATCCTGCCGGCACTCGCGGCAAGTTCGCCGATCGCCGACGGGCGCCTGACCGGTTTCATGGATTACCGCCTCGAGGTGTATCGCGACCACCAGCGCCAGCTGCCGTCGTCGATCGGCGAGTGCATTCCGCGTCCGAGCGCATCGCAGGCCGAATACCGGGCGCAGATCCTCGCGCCGATGTACCGCGAAGCGGCCGAATACGGCGATGGCGGCGTGCTGCAGCACGAATGGCTGAACGTGCGCGCGGCAATCCCGCGCTTCGAGCGCAACGCGATCGAGATCCGCGTCCTCGACGTGCAGGAATGCCCGCACGCGGACCTCGCGATCGCCGCCGTGACCGCGGCGCTGGTGCGGCGCCTCTATGATTCTTACCGCGCCGCCCCCGCCGCCGACACCGCGATCCGCACCGCGGCGCTGGTCGCGACGTTTCGCGCGTGCCTCCGCGACGCCGAGCAAACGCAGATCGACGACGCGGGCTATCTCGCGCAACTCGGTCTCGACTGCGGCCCGTGCCGCGCGGACGAACTGTGGGCGCGCCTCATCGACCTGCTGGTCGCCGAGGACCGGCTCGCGCCGCGCTGGCACGCCCCGCTGCAGTTGATCCTCGAGCGCGGCCCGCTCGCGCGCCGCATCGTCGCCTCGCTCGGCGAGGACGCCGGCCGGCTGCAGATGCGCGACGTCTATCGGGAGCTGTGCGAATGCCTGCGCGACAACCGCCAGTTCCAGGGGACGGAGTAG
- a CDS encoding CBS domain-containing protein, whose translation MQVSEAMTMDVRMLDPEQSIEDAARMMAEWNVGALPVNDGEKLIGMVTDRDITIRAVAAGKNPDTRVRDVMTKEVKYCFEDEDLAHVARNMGDEQIHRLVVLDRNKRLVGIVALADIANTEGAQPAGEAVCGISEPTGSTH comes from the coding sequence ATGCAAGTAAGCGAGGCAATGACGATGGACGTGCGAATGCTCGATCCCGAGCAGAGCATCGAGGACGCAGCACGCATGATGGCGGAATGGAACGTGGGAGCGCTGCCGGTCAACGACGGCGAAAAGCTCATCGGTATGGTGACCGACCGCGACATCACGATCCGCGCGGTGGCGGCCGGGAAGAATCCCGACACCCGTGTCCGCGATGTCATGACCAAGGAAGTCAAATACTGCTTCGAGGACGAGGATCTCGCCCACGTCGCCCGCAACATGGGTGACGAGCAGATCCATCGGCTGGTCGTGCTCGATCGCAACAAGCGGCTGGTGGGGATCGTCGCGCTTGCCGACATCGCGAACACCGAAGGCGCGCAGCCGGCCGGCGAAGCGGTGTGCGGCATTTCGGAACCCACCGGCTCGACTCACTGA
- a CDS encoding RimK family protein: MNSLIVVEDPDDWPLGESGPPVVPARSYLTDPAYGEDRSARVFNLCQSFQYQKLGYYVSLLAEARGHRPWPPAGTIEDLQSQNLVQVLTSELAQLVDQTLAPLKSTQFELSVYFGLNVAQRYNVLAGQLFKLLQVPLLRARFEHVKGHWQTRSINLIGINDIPPEHRQFAFDAAARHFARRSTSRQSAARCFRIAILHNPEEAHQPSNPPALRKFAAAATALGMQPEFILPGDFGRLPEFDALFIRDTTFVHHHTYRFARRAKAEGLIVIDDPDSILKCNNKVYLAELLAHHNLPAPRTLLIHRDNIDQIVPLLALPCVLKQPDSSFSVGVDKVSDERELRAKVAELLEMSDLIVAQEWLPTEFDWRVGILDGRVIFVCKYYMAHGHWQIIDHHGETGRNEGPTEALAIGEAPEDVVTIALQAANLIGNGFYGVDIKQSGNRCCIIEINDNPNVDAGNEDGVLKDALYREVMGVFLRRLEQDRSGGNPT; this comes from the coding sequence GTGAATTCGCTGATTGTCGTCGAAGACCCCGACGACTGGCCGCTGGGCGAGAGCGGCCCGCCGGTCGTTCCCGCCCGCAGCTACCTGACCGACCCGGCGTACGGCGAAGACCGCTCGGCGCGCGTGTTCAACCTGTGCCAGTCGTTCCAATACCAGAAGCTCGGCTACTACGTTTCGCTGCTCGCCGAGGCGCGCGGGCACCGGCCGTGGCCGCCCGCCGGCACGATCGAGGACCTGCAGTCGCAGAACCTCGTGCAGGTGCTGACGAGCGAACTCGCGCAGCTCGTCGACCAGACGCTCGCGCCGCTGAAGTCGACGCAGTTCGAGCTGAGCGTGTATTTCGGGCTGAATGTCGCGCAGCGCTACAACGTGCTCGCCGGGCAGCTCTTCAAGCTGCTGCAGGTACCGCTGCTGCGAGCCCGCTTCGAGCACGTCAAGGGTCACTGGCAGACGCGCTCCATCAACCTCATCGGCATCAACGACATCCCCCCGGAGCATCGACAGTTCGCGTTCGACGCCGCGGCGCGGCATTTCGCCCGGCGCAGCACTAGCCGGCAAAGCGCCGCGCGGTGCTTTCGCATCGCGATCCTGCACAATCCGGAAGAAGCCCACCAGCCGTCCAACCCTCCAGCGCTGCGCAAGTTTGCCGCGGCCGCCACCGCGCTGGGGATGCAGCCCGAGTTCATCCTGCCGGGCGATTTCGGCCGCTTGCCGGAGTTCGACGCGCTGTTCATCCGCGACACGACTTTCGTCCACCACCACACATACCGATTCGCACGGCGCGCGAAAGCCGAAGGACTGATCGTCATCGACGACCCGGACTCGATCCTCAAGTGCAACAACAAGGTGTACCTGGCAGAGCTGCTCGCCCACCACAACCTGCCGGCGCCGCGCACGCTGCTGATCCACCGCGACAATATCGACCAGATCGTGCCGTTGCTCGCGCTGCCGTGCGTGCTCAAGCAGCCGGACAGTTCATTCTCGGTCGGCGTCGACAAGGTCAGCGATGAAAGGGAGCTGCGCGCGAAGGTCGCCGAACTGCTCGAGATGTCGGACCTGATCGTCGCGCAGGAGTGGCTGCCGACCGAATTCGACTGGCGCGTCGGCATCCTCGACGGCAGGGTGATCTTCGTCTGTAAATATTACATGGCACATGGCCACTGGCAGATCATCGACCATCACGGCGAAACCGGCCGCAACGAAGGCCCGACCGAAGCGCTCGCGATCGGCGAGGCGCCGGAGGACGTCGTGACCATCGCGCTGCAGGCAGCGAACCTGATCGGCAACGGCTTCTACGGCGTCGACATCAAGCAAAGCGGCAATCGCTGCTGCATCATCGAGATCAACGACAACCCGAACGTCGACGCCGGCAACGAGGACGGGGTACTGAAGGACGCGCTCTATCGCGAGGTGATGGGCGTATTCCTGCGCCGCCTGGAACAGGACCGCAGTGGAGGAAATCCGACATGA
- a CDS encoding AI-2E family transporter, protein MKHGRTPPARRLARAAARPTEAALPTPPRPTRDADARRADRSIVIVSMVLLIVVFGLLVWTIADVLLLVFAGILIGVFLRGLGDGVSALTGLSRRVSFGVVLATLAALLIVGGALLGNEMASQLEQLGPSLHLAWEKMLNGVYGYEWGRILFSERNLSAMLPEDGTWLTRLGGAFSMTIGAIAGLLIAVFIGLYGAAAPAVYRHGLLLLVPAHARSRAREVLDTVTMTMRWWLIGTFARMAVVGLSVTVGLWLLDIQLALALGLIAFVLDFVPYIGPILAALPALLVAIATGPADAFYVLLLYLAVQMAENYVVTPLIDQYSVHLPPALTISAQVLLGALLGALGVVFATPLTAIALVLVRMLYVEEDLESSAGTEAPPPSPLPPPATGPPRG, encoded by the coding sequence TTGAAACACGGGCGCACCCCGCCAGCCCGCCGCCTCGCCCGCGCTGCCGCCCGGCCGACCGAAGCCGCCCTGCCGACGCCGCCGCGACCCACGCGCGACGCTGACGCGCGTCGCGCCGACCGCTCGATCGTCATCGTCTCGATGGTTCTGCTGATCGTCGTCTTCGGCCTGCTGGTGTGGACCATTGCCGACGTGCTGCTGCTGGTGTTTGCCGGCATCCTGATCGGGGTGTTCCTGCGCGGGCTCGGCGACGGCGTGAGCGCCCTGACCGGCCTGTCCCGGAGAGTGTCATTCGGCGTCGTGCTGGCGACGCTCGCTGCGCTGCTGATCGTCGGGGGAGCTCTCCTGGGCAACGAAATGGCGAGCCAGCTCGAGCAGCTCGGACCCAGCCTGCATCTGGCGTGGGAGAAGATGCTGAACGGCGTCTACGGTTACGAGTGGGGGCGCATCCTCTTCTCCGAGCGCAACCTCAGCGCGATGCTCCCCGAGGACGGCACCTGGCTGACGCGCCTCGGCGGTGCATTCTCGATGACGATCGGTGCAATCGCGGGATTGCTGATCGCGGTGTTCATCGGCCTCTACGGCGCCGCGGCACCCGCAGTGTATCGCCACGGACTGCTGCTGCTGGTCCCCGCCCACGCCCGGTCGCGCGCCCGCGAAGTGCTCGACACAGTGACGATGACGATGCGCTGGTGGCTGATCGGCACGTTCGCCCGCATGGCAGTCGTCGGCCTGAGCGTCACCGTCGGGCTGTGGCTGCTCGATATCCAGCTCGCGCTCGCGCTCGGGCTGATCGCCTTCGTGCTCGATTTCGTCCCGTACATCGGCCCGATCCTTGCGGCGCTGCCCGCGCTGCTCGTCGCGATCGCGACCGGCCCCGCCGACGCGTTCTACGTGCTGCTGCTCTACCTCGCCGTGCAGATGGCCGAAAACTATGTCGTCACGCCGCTGATCGACCAGTACAGCGTGCACTTGCCGCCCGCGCTGACGATCAGCGCCCAGGTGCTCCTCGGCGCGTTGCTCGGTGCGCTGGGGGTCGTGTTCGCGACGCCGCTGACGGCGATCGCGCTGGTGCTGGTGCGCATGCTGTACGTCGAGGAGGATCTGGAATCGTCCGCGGGGACGGAGGCACCGCCGCCCTCCCCGCTGCCGCCGCCTGCAACGGGCCCTCCCCGGGGCTGA
- a CDS encoding DUF1328 domain-containing protein: MIKWAIIFFVISVIAGLLGFTGIAAGAAGIARVLFYIALAIFLIVLVFGVLLGVLVF, translated from the coding sequence ATGATCAAGTGGGCGATCATCTTCTTCGTCATCTCCGTCATCGCCGGCCTGCTCGGCTTCACGGGCATCGCGGCAGGGGCCGCCGGCATCGCGAGAGTGCTGTTCTACATTGCGCTGGCGATCTTCCTCATCGTGCTGGTGTTCGGCGTGCTGCTCGGCGTCCTCGTGTTCTGA
- a CDS encoding phospholipase D-like domain-containing protein — MTSGSNRRTDGYFGNASFDRECDGFRGSGWGTLLGPFVLAACVTGPAVDTAALPVRAPPASVEVRVEHADGALRTHPSPKVAHQLEADGVGKELLVHHLAHVEDALTAPLVLGNDAHLLVDGPATYRAMFGAIEKARRHVHLETYILESGEQGDRLARLLATKRRQGVEVRVLYDSVGSLDTPPRYFEGLAAAGVAVCEFNPVNPLKLEGDPRLRLNNRDHRKMLVIDGRIAFTGGINISGVYRAGSFDSKRVPTPDEGWRDTHVMVRGPVVTQFEDLFDDAWREQRCPSPVVRQATRADRAGGMAMRLVAADPVSERSELYVALMSALEHARKRAWLTYGYFVPDERTVQSLRDAAQRGVDVRLVLPGFSDFWAPFHAGRSHYQDLLSAGVRIFERRDALLHAKTAVIDGVWSSVGSTNLDWRSFVHNFEADVLVLDGVFAEEMEELFGLDQSASHEVTLDQWKHRGLRARLLEWLARRWEYLL; from the coding sequence ATGACATCAGGATCAAACCGGCGTACTGACGGCTACTTCGGAAACGCTTCCTTCGACCGCGAGTGCGACGGGTTTCGGGGCAGCGGGTGGGGCACGCTGCTCGGTCCGTTCGTGCTCGCGGCCTGCGTCACGGGCCCGGCAGTCGATACGGCGGCCCTCCCGGTGCGCGCTCCGCCGGCCTCCGTCGAAGTTCGCGTCGAGCACGCGGACGGCGCGCTGCGCACGCATCCCTCGCCGAAGGTCGCGCACCAGCTCGAAGCCGACGGCGTCGGCAAGGAACTGCTCGTCCATCATCTTGCCCACGTCGAGGACGCGCTCACGGCGCCGCTGGTCCTCGGCAACGACGCGCACCTGCTCGTCGACGGCCCGGCGACGTATCGGGCGATGTTCGGGGCGATCGAAAAAGCGCGGCGCCACGTCCATCTCGAAACCTACATCCTCGAGTCGGGGGAACAGGGCGACCGCCTTGCCCGTCTGCTCGCGACGAAGCGGCGGCAGGGCGTCGAGGTTCGCGTCCTGTATGACAGTGTCGGCTCGCTCGACACGCCTCCCCGGTATTTCGAAGGCCTCGCCGCGGCGGGCGTCGCCGTGTGCGAATTCAATCCGGTCAATCCGCTCAAGCTCGAAGGCGATCCGCGGCTGCGCCTCAACAACCGGGACCATCGCAAGATGCTGGTCATCGATGGGCGAATCGCCTTTACCGGCGGCATCAACATCAGCGGCGTGTATCGCGCGGGTTCGTTCGACAGCAAGCGCGTGCCAACCCCGGACGAGGGATGGCGCGACACGCACGTGATGGTGCGGGGACCGGTCGTGACGCAGTTCGAAGATCTGTTCGACGACGCATGGCGCGAGCAGCGCTGCCCGTCTCCGGTCGTGCGGCAGGCGACCCGTGCCGACCGTGCCGGCGGCATGGCGATGCGCCTGGTTGCCGCCGATCCGGTGTCGGAACGCAGCGAACTGTACGTCGCGCTGATGTCCGCGCTCGAACATGCGCGCAAGCGGGCGTGGCTCACCTACGGATATTTCGTGCCGGATGAACGCACCGTGCAGTCGCTGCGCGACGCGGCGCAGCGGGGTGTCGACGTGCGGCTCGTGCTGCCCGGTTTCAGCGATTTCTGGGCGCCGTTCCATGCAGGTCGTTCGCATTACCAGGACTTGCTGAGCGCGGGGGTACGCATCTTCGAACGGCGCGACGCGCTGCTCCATGCGAAGACCGCAGTCATCGACGGGGTGTGGTCGAGCGTCGGCTCGACGAACCTCGATTGGCGCAGCTTCGTGCATAACTTCGAAGCCGACGTGCTGGTGCTCGACGGCGTGTTCGCAGAAGAAATGGAAGAACTCTTCGGCCTCGACCAATCGGCTTCCCACGAAGTGACGCTCGACCAGTGGAAGCATCGCGGCCTGCGCGCCCGCCTGCTCGAATGGCTCGCGCGACGCTGGGAGTATCTCCTCTAA
- a CDS encoding endonuclease/exonuclease/phosphatase family protein, whose product MATQATGLASWRNLNEALGSDCLRISTYNIHRCIGTDRREDASRVARVIAELNCDTIGLQEVDSQPDRRHDSMQLDFLAHAASMTAIPGHTIVRHEGEFGNALLTRRPVLGVRQHDLSFNRREPRGALEVDLDVEGEVVRVIVTHLGLRPAERRFQVQKMLQLLHHLPMDQVVIVLGDINEWLPLGRPLRWLHGILGHAPAERSFPVWLPMFALDRVWVRPRHNLLAFETHRSPTSRKASDHLPVKAIIATGRRPVIPHVRIRDAVNAIPA is encoded by the coding sequence ATGGCGACACAGGCAACCGGGCTCGCTAGCTGGCGCAACCTCAACGAGGCCCTCGGCAGCGACTGCCTGAGGATCTCGACGTACAACATCCATCGCTGCATCGGCACCGACCGCCGCGAGGACGCCTCGCGCGTCGCGCGCGTCATCGCGGAGCTGAACTGCGACACCATCGGCCTGCAGGAAGTCGATAGCCAGCCCGACCGCCGCCACGATTCGATGCAGCTCGACTTTCTCGCGCACGCCGCGTCGATGACCGCGATCCCCGGCCACACGATCGTGCGGCACGAAGGCGAATTCGGCAACGCGCTGCTGACGCGCCGGCCGGTGCTCGGGGTGCGCCAGCACGATCTGAGCTTCAACCGGCGCGAGCCGCGCGGCGCGCTCGAAGTCGACCTCGACGTCGAGGGCGAGGTCGTGCGCGTCATCGTCACGCATCTCGGCCTGCGGCCCGCGGAACGCCGTTTCCAGGTGCAGAAGATGCTGCAGTTGCTGCACCACCTGCCGATGGACCAGGTCGTCATCGTTCTCGGCGACATCAACGAATGGCTGCCGCTCGGCCGTCCGTTGCGCTGGCTGCACGGCATTCTCGGTCACGCGCCGGCGGAGCGCTCGTTTCCGGTATGGCTGCCGATGTTCGCGCTGGATCGCGTGTGGGTGCGGCCGCGTCACAACCTGCTGGCGTTCGAGACGCACCGGTCGCCCACCTCGCGCAAGGCCTCCGACCACCTTCCCGTGAAGGCGATCATCGCGACCGGCAGGCGTCCCGTGATCCCGCACGTCCGGATACGCGATGCTGTGAACGCGATCCCGGCATGA
- a CDS encoding four-helix bundle copper-binding protein yields MSQQTTLSPEMLACIELCRRCQMVCLGMATGHCLEKGGRHVEPEHLRTMIVCAEICQAAANVMTTNSTLHRQVCAVCADICDACISSCRDLDEMEECIFACERCKNSCEAMTSV; encoded by the coding sequence ATGTCTCAACAAACCACGCTATCGCCTGAAATGCTGGCCTGCATCGAACTGTGCCGGCGCTGCCAGATGGTCTGCCTCGGCATGGCGACCGGGCACTGTCTCGAAAAAGGCGGCCGCCATGTCGAGCCGGAACACCTGCGCACCATGATCGTCTGCGCGGAGATCTGCCAGGCGGCCGCGAACGTGATGACGACCAACTCGACGCTGCACCGCCAGGTGTGCGCAGTCTGTGCCGACATCTGCGACGCGTGCATCAGCAGCTGTCGCGATCTCGACGAGATGGAGGAATGCATCTTCGCCTGCGAGCGGTGCAAGAACAGTTGCGAAGCAATGACTTCCGTATGA
- a CDS encoding BON domain-containing protein, translating into MKRRFSILVACVGLAALAGCNDRPAEPGTATGAATGTSADTMEKLETNANRAGQAVDDAVLTTKVKTALLAEEGLDAGAISVSSEKGVVTLRGNIPANQITRADAVARKVEGVQEVINALAAPPSS; encoded by the coding sequence ATGAAGCGTCGATTCTCGATTCTCGTTGCCTGCGTGGGCCTTGCGGCTCTCGCCGGGTGCAACGACCGTCCGGCCGAGCCGGGCACGGCGACCGGGGCTGCGACCGGCACGAGCGCGGACACCATGGAGAAACTGGAGACGAATGCCAACCGTGCCGGCCAGGCAGTCGACGACGCCGTCCTCACGACGAAGGTAAAAACGGCGCTGCTGGCCGAGGAGGGCCTGGACGCCGGCGCGATCAGTGTCAGCTCGGAAAAAGGCGTCGTGACGTTGCGCGGCAACATTCCGGCTAACCAGATTACGCGCGCCGATGCCGTTGCCCGCAAGGTCGAAGGCGTACAGGAAGTGATCAATGCGCTGGCGGCGCCGCCGTCGTCCTGA
- a CDS encoding DUF1328 domain-containing protein, with product MLYYAAIFLVIAIVAALFGFGGIASGAVGIAKILFYIFLVIAVISLILGILQK from the coding sequence ATGTTGTATTACGCAGCGATATTCCTCGTGATCGCGATCGTCGCCGCCCTGTTCGGGTTTGGCGGAATCGCGAGCGGTGCGGTCGGCATCGCCAAGATCCTTTTCTACATCTTCCTTGTGATCGCGGTGATCTCCCTGATCCTCGGGATCTTGCAGAAATAG